From the genome of Haloterrigena sp. KLK7, one region includes:
- a CDS encoding PQQ-binding-like beta-propeller repeat protein, with amino-acid sequence MWKRRSVLASGAALSIGTGLASVGAGAAEADVDDLPDPDLDPNPDLDEDWASYRGDAGHARFIEDGYEFDGESLEAAWTVDHDGSVAVADDTVYTTTADGVVALDAADGTRLWENADVDAGDPAVAGEMVYLNGGDIVALDREDGSVRWESDLDPGERTSSHTVAYDGVFVVVDGILYALEADDGSVRWQKDTAVVESSDGDEQESEFTPGTAAMNGVVYAETQDGVLAFDPATGETIWQTSHWTGGDAIYATETAVLAELPGEELPFYDAQTGSGLGLVGPYSIGTLGNESVLSAHDYGYDSTSIHGDEYDWELDVTYTYGQAVISGETVYVYFEVDGHNYGDRDYDQKLVALDKRDGREKWTLSKDDAPVGHIRAISGETIYVDHDGELVALREETDTDDQPDESGENDDTDGGNDEGDGSDEQDGSDDEGGSDEGDEQQDGEDDSDAGEDDSDDEDECPCPDDDPAADDGKSVDDGDSGNGTAGDGDAGNETDAGNETDAGNNSDADNVPGFTAGGGLLGGALGLEWLRRKAGVDESTSVNEPSE; translated from the coding sequence ATGTGGAAACGACGATCTGTGCTGGCGAGTGGGGCAGCGCTGTCGATTGGGACCGGACTCGCTTCGGTAGGGGCCGGAGCCGCCGAGGCTGATGTCGACGACCTCCCGGACCCGGACCTGGATCCGAATCCGGACCTGGACGAGGACTGGGCGTCCTACCGCGGTGACGCCGGTCACGCGCGATTCATCGAAGACGGCTACGAGTTCGACGGCGAGTCGCTCGAGGCCGCCTGGACCGTCGACCACGACGGCTCCGTCGCGGTCGCCGACGACACCGTGTACACGACGACCGCGGACGGTGTCGTCGCCCTCGACGCGGCGGACGGAACGCGCCTCTGGGAGAACGCCGACGTCGACGCGGGTGACCCCGCGGTAGCCGGCGAGATGGTATACCTCAACGGCGGCGATATCGTGGCGCTCGATCGAGAAGACGGTAGCGTCCGCTGGGAGAGCGACCTCGACCCCGGGGAGAGGACGAGTAGCCACACGGTGGCGTACGACGGCGTCTTCGTCGTCGTCGACGGCATCCTGTATGCCCTCGAGGCCGACGACGGATCGGTCCGATGGCAGAAAGACACGGCTGTCGTCGAGTCGAGCGACGGTGACGAACAGGAGTCCGAATTCACCCCCGGAACCGCCGCGATGAACGGCGTCGTCTACGCCGAAACGCAGGACGGCGTTCTCGCCTTCGATCCCGCGACCGGAGAGACCATCTGGCAGACATCGCACTGGACAGGAGGAGATGCCATCTACGCGACTGAGACGGCGGTTCTCGCCGAGCTTCCGGGGGAGGAACTCCCCTTCTACGATGCACAAACCGGCAGTGGGTTGGGTCTGGTCGGGCCCTATTCCATAGGGACGCTCGGCAATGAATCCGTGCTTTCAGCACACGATTACGGCTACGACAGTACTTCGATCCACGGCGACGAGTACGATTGGGAGCTCGACGTTACGTACACCTACGGGCAGGCCGTTATCAGCGGCGAGACCGTCTACGTCTATTTTGAGGTAGATGGCCACAATTACGGAGACCGGGATTACGATCAGAAACTCGTCGCGCTCGACAAACGCGACGGGAGAGAGAAGTGGACGCTCTCGAAAGACGACGCACCGGTCGGACACATTCGTGCGATCAGCGGCGAGACCATCTACGTCGATCACGACGGCGAACTCGTCGCGCTTCGTGAAGAAACCGACACGGACGACCAGCCCGACGAGAGTGGCGAGAACGACGACACGGACGGCGGAAACGACGAGGGAGACGGATCTGACGAGCAAGACGGGTCCGACGACGAAGGCGGGTCCGACGAGGGAGACGAGCAGCAGGACGGCGAGGACGACAGCGACGCGGGGGAAGACGACAGCGACGACGAAGACGAGTGCCCCTGTCCGGACGACGATCCGGCTGCCGACGACGGAAAGTCCGTCGACGACGGCGATAGCGGGAACGGAACCGCCGGAGATGGGGACGCTGGAAACGAGACGGACGCTGGAAACGAGACGGACGCCGGGAACAACAGTGATGCCGACAACGTGCCCGGCTTCACGGCCGGTGGCGGACTTCTCGGCGGGGCGCTCGGCCTCGAGTGGCTGCGCCGGAAGGCCGGCGTCGACGAATCGACCAGCGTGAACGAACCGTCTGAGTGA
- a CDS encoding ATP-binding protein: protein MPTSARRTSTSVREHSVSIVGLGLLAIVGAYVVTFGGSVALLVLEMGIPTGIGVGHVWYGVRTRDHEETTRRADIVTVGSVTCGAMVALFCAWCIYLLSIRMNFSAGLTQPVISALSTGMAFGGLLGYTYVEFAHYYRESERLSRAVDASMDGIAVVVDDEHAYVNDAYATLYDVPDAATLEGTEWAGRYANAARATIEREVRPALAERNYWRGTLIGQRTDGTTFPQDVTVSALERGYVVVARDITEQRDREQRIQVLNRVLRHNLRNAATVIEGHAGLISEKAPSLEREHVRPIREETTDLIETADKARGVERTLERNGDADLIDATAAVRSVVDRARAAYPDARIASRTDESGATATTPTVDGSVVDALNELVDNAVEHHSAADGDAADDEPTVEVAVRTVDYGDDTRLEFTVADDGDGIPETERRAVLDGAETQLEHGSGLGLWLVNWIVQNAGGDLRFADRPDGGTVVTLSFPYESATGPKPILMETL, encoded by the coding sequence ATGCCCACCAGTGCTCGCCGCACGTCGACGTCCGTTCGGGAGCACTCGGTTTCGATCGTCGGACTCGGACTGCTCGCGATAGTCGGCGCATACGTCGTGACCTTCGGCGGGTCCGTCGCCTTGCTCGTCCTCGAAATGGGGATCCCCACGGGAATCGGAGTCGGTCACGTCTGGTACGGCGTTCGGACGCGGGACCACGAGGAGACGACGCGGCGAGCGGACATCGTCACCGTCGGCTCGGTCACCTGCGGCGCGATGGTCGCGCTCTTCTGTGCCTGGTGTATCTACCTGCTCTCGATCAGGATGAACTTTTCCGCCGGACTCACCCAGCCGGTGATCAGCGCGTTGAGCACCGGCATGGCGTTCGGTGGCCTCCTCGGCTACACGTACGTCGAGTTCGCCCACTACTACCGCGAGAGCGAGCGCCTCTCGCGGGCCGTCGACGCCTCGATGGACGGGATCGCCGTCGTCGTCGACGACGAACACGCGTACGTCAACGACGCCTACGCGACCCTCTACGACGTTCCCGACGCGGCGACGCTCGAGGGAACCGAGTGGGCGGGACGGTACGCGAACGCCGCGCGGGCGACGATCGAACGCGAAGTGCGACCGGCGCTCGCCGAGCGAAACTACTGGCGGGGAACGCTGATCGGCCAGCGAACCGACGGGACGACGTTCCCGCAGGACGTGACGGTCAGCGCCCTCGAGCGCGGGTACGTCGTCGTCGCTCGCGACATCACCGAGCAGCGAGACCGGGAGCAACGGATTCAGGTGCTCAACCGCGTCCTCCGGCACAACCTCCGGAACGCCGCGACCGTCATCGAGGGCCACGCCGGCCTCATCAGCGAGAAGGCGCCGTCGCTCGAGCGCGAGCACGTCAGGCCGATCCGCGAGGAGACCACCGACCTGATCGAGACGGCCGACAAGGCCCGCGGCGTCGAGCGAACGCTCGAGCGAAACGGAGACGCCGATCTGATCGACGCCACGGCGGCGGTTCGATCGGTCGTCGACCGCGCGCGAGCGGCTTATCCCGACGCGCGGATCGCGTCTCGGACCGACGAGTCGGGGGCGACGGCGACCACGCCGACCGTCGACGGCAGCGTCGTCGACGCCCTGAACGAACTCGTCGATAACGCCGTCGAACACCACTCGGCAGCCGACGGGGACGCCGCGGACGACGAACCGACCGTCGAAGTCGCGGTCCGAACCGTCGACTACGGCGACGACACCCGACTCGAGTTCACGGTCGCCGACGACGGCGACGGCATTCCCGAAACCGAGCGGCGGGCCGTCCTCGACGGCGCGGAAACGCAACTCGAGCACGGCTCCGGACTGGGGCTGTGGCTCGTCAACTGGATCGTCCAGAACGCCGGCGGCGATCTGCGGTTCGCCGACCGACCCGACGGCGGCACGGTCGTGACGCTGTCCTTTCCGTACGAGTCCGCCACTGGGCCGAAACCGATTCTCATGGAGACCCTGTGA
- a CDS encoding PQQ-binding-like beta-propeller repeat protein: MPSRRRLLAGVGVGAVGITGSESVLDDGLRTSIGIASAAESAEVDWPMARYDAAGTGFNPDASGPKGEPRIAWEGTFDRTGGFGMGPPILADGTVYASTEELVAFDATTGDVRFSYGDAHRFSSPAHVPSSIYRTDTLAVAAPGEIVGLNAGGGLKLFGRRVGDERWKSPVGESGFDFFGPTEAPPPVTVDGTVYSVVPETSDVVALEADSGRERWRRTVEYSDIASEALRRPAVRDGTVFVTAWPHQLRAFDAETGDEEWRDELDEQMVLAPTATDGAVVVLTRSGVTTYEADGSDVRWKRDLEGNATEGAAAVADGTVFVADSNQSLHALDLETGDEEWSVSFATPTTPVVADGVVYVTNGAEIIAFDAETGDELFAYESEWTFSPPAVGDGVLYAVDGDRLLALEGSA; this comes from the coding sequence ATGCCCTCCAGACGACGACTGCTCGCCGGCGTCGGAGTCGGCGCCGTTGGAATCACCGGTAGTGAAAGTGTTCTCGACGACGGGCTACGGACGAGTATCGGCATCGCGTCCGCCGCCGAATCCGCTGAGGTCGACTGGCCGATGGCGCGCTACGACGCCGCCGGGACCGGCTTCAATCCCGACGCGTCGGGGCCGAAAGGCGAGCCGCGAATCGCGTGGGAAGGGACCTTCGATAGAACGGGTGGATTCGGCATGGGGCCGCCGATTCTCGCCGACGGAACCGTATATGCCAGCACCGAGGAACTCGTCGCTTTCGACGCCACGACCGGCGACGTTCGGTTCTCCTACGGTGACGCCCACAGGTTCTCGAGCCCAGCCCACGTACCGTCCTCGATCTACCGAACGGATACGTTGGCGGTCGCCGCGCCAGGTGAGATCGTCGGCCTGAACGCCGGCGGTGGCCTGAAACTGTTCGGACGGCGGGTCGGAGACGAACGGTGGAAGTCGCCGGTCGGTGAATCGGGATTCGATTTCTTCGGTCCGACGGAGGCCCCGCCGCCCGTCACGGTCGACGGGACGGTGTACAGCGTCGTTCCGGAGACGTCCGACGTCGTCGCGCTCGAGGCCGACAGCGGTCGCGAACGGTGGCGACGAACCGTCGAGTACAGCGACATCGCCAGCGAGGCACTGCGCCGACCGGCAGTGAGAGACGGGACCGTTTTCGTCACTGCCTGGCCCCACCAACTCCGCGCGTTCGACGCCGAGACGGGCGACGAGGAGTGGCGCGACGAACTCGACGAGCAGATGGTCCTCGCGCCGACGGCGACCGACGGCGCTGTCGTCGTTCTGACGCGGTCGGGCGTCACGACGTACGAGGCCGACGGGAGCGACGTCCGCTGGAAGCGCGACCTCGAGGGGAACGCGACCGAGGGCGCCGCCGCCGTCGCCGACGGAACGGTCTTCGTCGCGGACAGTAACCAGTCGCTACACGCGCTCGACCTCGAGACGGGCGACGAGGAGTGGTCGGTATCGTTCGCCACCCCGACGACGCCGGTCGTCGCCGACGGCGTCGTCTACGTCACGAACGGGGCCGAAATCATCGCGTTCGATGCAGAGACGGGCGACGAGCTGTTCGCGTACGAATCGGAGTGGACGTTCTCACCGCCGGCGGTCGGCGACGGCGTCCTGTACGCCGTCGACGGCGATCGGCTCCTCGCGCTGGAGGGATCGGCGTGA
- a CDS encoding 30S ribosomal protein S24e has product MDVDIISETENPMLHRTDVTFELSHEDATPERLQVRDSLAAKLNKDADEVVVRKLDTKFGMRKTVGEAKVYDTADDARDVEQDHMLERNKIGAEDAEAEADAEAEEA; this is encoded by the coding sequence ATGGACGTCGACATCATCTCCGAAACGGAGAATCCCATGTTGCATCGAACCGACGTGACCTTCGAACTCTCCCACGAGGACGCGACGCCGGAGCGTCTGCAGGTCCGAGACAGTCTCGCGGCCAAACTGAACAAGGACGCCGACGAGGTCGTCGTCCGCAAACTCGACACGAAGTTCGGGATGCGAAAGACCGTCGGCGAGGCCAAGGTCTACGACACGGCCGACGACGCCCGCGACGTCGAGCAGGACCACATGCTCGAGCGAAACAAGATCGGCGCCGAGGACGCCGAGGCCGAGGCGGACGCCGAAGCGGAGGAAGCATAA
- a CDS encoding 30S ribosomal protein S27ae: protein MPRHELYDDDGSTEREQCPRCGDAFLADHGDRQHCGKCGYTEWE, encoded by the coding sequence ATGCCACGACACGAACTCTACGACGACGACGGCAGCACCGAGCGCGAACAGTGCCCCCGCTGCGGGGACGCCTTCCTCGCCGACCACGGTGACCGCCAGCACTGCGGCAAGTGCGGCTACACCGAGTGGGAGTAG